Proteins from a single region of Phycisphaeraceae bacterium D3-23:
- a CDS encoding sigma-70 family RNA polymerase sigma factor → MNGWLETIYRSKRQALFGLALSITRRPASAEDAVHDAVLRLARKPNPPEGDAAAYVFRAVRNAALDQLRQGKRGINGKTLGQSNAPSNGQPAPDVWLFADPGPCPAQQTEQSDERRRLMHEVQQLPESQREVIVMKVFGGLTFQQIADAGDAPLSTVASRYQRGLARLKQQMENRYEPASA, encoded by the coding sequence CCCTCTTTGGGCTTGCGCTGTCGATCACACGCCGGCCCGCGTCGGCCGAAGACGCGGTCCACGACGCCGTGCTCCGCCTCGCCCGCAAGCCCAACCCGCCCGAGGGCGACGCCGCCGCCTACGTCTTCCGCGCCGTCCGCAACGCCGCCCTCGACCAGCTCCGGCAAGGCAAGCGCGGCATCAACGGCAAGACGCTCGGCCAATCCAACGCACCGAGCAACGGGCAGCCCGCCCCCGACGTCTGGCTCTTCGCCGACCCCGGCCCCTGCCCCGCGCAGCAGACCGAACAGTCCGACGAGCGGCGTCGGCTGATGCACGAGGTCCAGCAGCTCCCCGAAAGCCAGCGCGAAGTCATCGTGATGAAGGTGTTCGGTGGGCTCACGTTTCAGCAGATCGCCGACGCAGGCGACGCCCCGCTCTCGACCGTGGCCTCGCGCTACCAGCGCGGGCTGGCCCGGCTCAAGCAGCAGATGGAGAACCGCTATGAACCCGCAAGCGCATGA
- a CDS encoding PDZ domain-containing protein, protein MKRKSLTTAALLTAAMALPTLAEDAQAQTVQVEHDVVVVRNGGGEAGEAHTLTFVDASEIEGAPSNGVVLNVEVVGEPGIDGADREAVRARVMMIDENGNVIELEGDEALLWVEGDDMVIPGVEIVPMPDKDIQVFLREIGRPDVVGQAPANAPMVEATYLGISCEPLDFDAAALLLVDEGTGLAVTFVAEDSPASAAGLEVGDTLLQLDNQVLINPEQLAVLIRTHDAGEGVTLLVVRDGEEFELEAELGTNTVPQLGPGGRNLNQFWNVERQGNAGEFRVLPEGLHGRLAQINPEIANIEEHMALIEAMLAEQMQAMPDLAEIRGNAEQMREQMHIHEEALRQMIEQMHGAEGQFEFDEQHEMEFKNNAAMNIVWNDGEHTIKISGDGEGNQTLNVTDADGNELYDGEMPEGDALDELPEGVGDKVREMQDMNHFEFRFEGAPEAPAAPVAPAAPEAPAQPEADPAADA, encoded by the coding sequence ATGAAACGCAAGTCCCTTACCACCGCCGCCCTCCTCACCGCCGCGATGGCGCTGCCCACCCTCGCCGAAGACGCGCAGGCTCAAACCGTCCAGGTCGAACATGATGTTGTCGTGGTCCGGAACGGCGGCGGCGAAGCGGGCGAGGCGCACACCCTCACGTTTGTGGACGCCAGCGAAATTGAAGGTGCGCCGAGTAATGGCGTCGTGCTCAACGTCGAGGTCGTCGGCGAGCCCGGCATCGACGGGGCCGATCGCGAAGCCGTCCGCGCCCGCGTCATGATGATCGACGAGAACGGCAACGTCATCGAGCTCGAAGGCGACGAAGCGCTGCTGTGGGTCGAAGGCGACGACATGGTGATCCCCGGCGTCGAGATCGTGCCGATGCCCGACAAAGACATCCAGGTCTTCCTGCGCGAGATCGGTCGGCCCGACGTGGTCGGCCAGGCACCCGCCAACGCGCCGATGGTCGAGGCGACCTACCTCGGAATCAGCTGCGAGCCGCTGGACTTCGACGCGGCCGCGTTGCTGCTGGTCGATGAAGGCACCGGGCTGGCCGTGACGTTCGTCGCCGAGGACAGCCCCGCCTCCGCGGCCGGGCTCGAAGTCGGCGACACGCTGCTGCAGCTCGACAACCAGGTGCTCATCAACCCCGAGCAGCTCGCCGTCCTCATCCGCACCCACGACGCGGGCGAAGGCGTCACCCTCCTGGTCGTCCGCGACGGCGAAGAGTTCGAACTCGAAGCCGAGCTGGGCACGAACACCGTCCCGCAGCTGGGCCCCGGCGGGCGCAACCTCAACCAGTTCTGGAACGTCGAACGCCAGGGCAACGCCGGCGAGTTCCGCGTGCTGCCCGAGGGGCTCCACGGCCGGCTCGCGCAGATCAACCCGGAGATCGCCAACATCGAAGAACACATGGCGCTGATCGAGGCGATGCTCGCCGAGCAGATGCAGGCGATGCCCGACCTCGCCGAGATCCGCGGCAACGCCGAGCAGATGCGTGAGCAGATGCACATCCACGAGGAGGCGCTCCGCCAGATGATCGAACAGATGCACGGCGCGGAAGGCCAGTTCGAGTTCGACGAACAGCACGAGATGGAGTTCAAGAACAACGCCGCGATGAACATCGTCTGGAACGACGGCGAACACACGATCAAGATCAGCGGCGACGGCGAAGGCAATCAGACCCTCAACGTCACCGACGCCGACGGCAACGAGCTCTACGACGGCGAGATGCCCGAGGGCGATGCGCTCGACGAGCTGCCCGAAGGCGTGGGCGACAAGGTCCGCGAGATGCAGGACATGAACCACTTCGAGTTCCGCTTCGAAGGCGCCCCCGAGGCCCCAGCCGCCCCGGTAGCACCGGCCGCCCCCGAGGCGCCCGCCCAGCCCGAAGCGGACCCCGCCGCCGACGCCTAA
- a CDS encoding HAD hydrolase family protein — translation MRYRLIAIDLDGTLLCPAGEASRENLDALHTARTRGVHILPCTGRGWREARRAIAGLPEAELGIFNTGAMVCKTADGGTVDAAPLARATVRALIELLRDRPEAVLLYTDPAQTGVEYIATGDGQLTDNTRWWFEHNALRYLETKSPDPALLDHVVRVGLVLPSREAPDLVQCVAERFTNKVEAHAFDAVQMADGEPMHILEIFGPGVTKWRGIEVVARRLGIAQSEVAVIGDQVNDLPMLRQAGCAVAMGNAIDAVKAIAHRETRCNQTHGVAHAIEQMLAGVW, via the coding sequence ATGCGCTACCGGCTCATCGCGATCGACCTCGACGGCACCCTGCTATGCCCGGCCGGCGAGGCCAGCCGCGAAAACCTCGATGCGCTGCACACCGCCCGAACGCGGGGCGTCCACATCCTCCCCTGCACCGGCCGGGGCTGGCGCGAAGCGCGCCGCGCCATCGCCGGCCTGCCCGAAGCCGAGCTCGGCATTTTCAACACCGGCGCCATGGTCTGCAAGACCGCCGACGGCGGCACGGTTGACGCAGCGCCCCTGGCCCGCGCCACTGTCCGCGCGCTAATCGAGCTGCTGCGCGACAGACCCGAGGCCGTGCTCCTCTACACCGACCCGGCGCAGACCGGCGTCGAGTACATCGCGACGGGCGATGGCCAATTGACCGACAACACGCGGTGGTGGTTCGAGCACAACGCGCTGCGCTACCTCGAAACCAAGTCGCCCGACCCCGCGTTGCTCGACCACGTTGTGCGCGTCGGGCTCGTGCTGCCCAGCCGGGAGGCGCCCGACCTGGTGCAATGCGTGGCCGAGCGGTTTACCAACAAGGTCGAGGCCCACGCCTTTGACGCGGTGCAGATGGCCGACGGCGAGCCGATGCACATCCTCGAAATCTTCGGCCCGGGCGTCACCAAGTGGCGCGGGATCGAGGTCGTCGCGCGTCGGCTGGGTATCGCACAAAGCGAAGTCGCGGTCATCGGCGACCAGGTCAACGACCTGCCCATGCTCCGCCAGGCGGGCTGCGCCGTCGCCATGGGCAACGCGATCGACGCCGTCAAAGCGATCGCCCACCGCGAGACCCGGTGCAACCAGACCCACGGCGTCGCCCACGCCATCGAGCAGATGCTCGCGGGGGTGTGGTAG
- the dut gene encoding dUTP diphosphatase, translating into MPTTDTNVTPVPCRIKRLPGNDADTGTPLPAYQSEHAAGMDIHAHLDTPITLAPGSIAIVPTGFAIAVPVGYEAQIRPRSGLACKHGVTVPNAPGTIDADYRGEVKVALINLSSTAFTIEPRMRIAQMIIKPVPQCVWQEVDSLDDTPRGAGGFGHSGV; encoded by the coding sequence ATGCCCACCACCGACACGAACGTGACCCCCGTCCCCTGCCGGATCAAACGCCTGCCCGGCAACGACGCCGACACCGGCACGCCCCTGCCCGCGTACCAGTCCGAGCACGCCGCGGGCATGGACATCCACGCCCACCTCGACACGCCGATCACACTCGCCCCCGGCTCGATCGCGATCGTCCCGACCGGCTTCGCCATCGCCGTGCCGGTCGGCTACGAGGCGCAGATCCGCCCGCGCTCCGGGCTCGCCTGCAAGCACGGCGTCACCGTGCCCAACGCGCCGGGCACCATCGACGCCGACTACCGCGGCGAGGTCAAGGTTGCACTCATCAACCTGTCGAGCACCGCCTTCACCATCGAGCCCCGCATGCGCATCGCGCAGATGATTATCAAGCCCGTCCCGCAGTGCGTCTGGCAGGAAGTCGATTCACTCGACGACACCCCGCGCGGCGCGGGCGGCTTTGGCCACTCGGGCGTGTGA
- a CDS encoding DNA translocase FtsK 4TM domain-containing protein gives MAKKRKRKPEPVPSIATALAAYRGVGWAIVAGVWLLLAAALVSYHPADAPNPAVGVHAATSHNWVGAVGAHLAYHLYAMLGPGVWVLMLGAAVYLYFTATRRETNQLALRGFGLVMMTVCISGLVALFGASYGWFVGHAPQGPGGLLALWVSDQLVERFNVLGSAVVLGVTLWVGAILTADKYVLALPKMLAEVILRACDIDTSRWPKPNLQIGERLASMWHAVIGRLPLLAGHGRGDWDGAETDLEDAADKPRRKPKAKVKVRRHGKKRRAAGEDAAEAIEAVANTEDDAEVDAPEAYTQGKQKFSPEELRQKMAQMPINFAPKADQQPMPAQEVDLSGYKFPELALLDEPESDFTEEQEKIVRGQAVALESALQEYKIEGEVVGIDSGPVITLFEVRLAPGTKASRLSGVSTDLARSLKAQNIRIVPNMAGKDTVGIEVPNLKRELVRIRELMQATPETAKMNLPMFLGKDASGNPLVEDLNKMPHMLIAGTTGSGKSVCMNSIIMSFLYTKRPDELKLVLVDPKMVEMSMFKNIPHLMCPVVTEMSKAAAILEWAVTKMDERYELLAEAGVRDIGTYNKLGWDEIKDRMEPATEEEAARIPKKLPYMVFVIDELADLMMTNKEVEGFIVRIAQKARAVGIHLILATQRPSANVVTGLIKSNMPCRICMKVSSGMDSRIVMDQKGGELLLGHGDMLFLSPRSSELTRAQGCLVDDAEVRKTVKFLKTISKQSFEPQLVQIKSSGSGGDDEQERDELFEKAVDIVIETRRGSVSLLQRRLTIGYSRSSRIIEQIAAAGFLGPYKGSQAREVVISKEEWEAMKLQAAADALEGTRTTVNATEESTGDNTPLPEPPMRYESGTALADEVDEDEEYEEEEEDDGVEIIDAAEEDLEDGDEYEADDEEEEDDEEYELVDEADEEEDEEGEEGEEYEEEDEDEYEDAEGEYEEGEADEEGDEEVDDEEEDEDGEWEYEYEEVDEEEDEEVAA, from the coding sequence ATGGCTAAGAAAAGAAAACGCAAGCCCGAACCGGTCCCGTCCATCGCGACGGCCCTGGCCGCCTACCGCGGGGTCGGGTGGGCCATCGTCGCCGGGGTCTGGCTCCTGCTCGCGGCCGCGCTCGTCAGCTACCACCCCGCCGACGCCCCCAACCCCGCCGTCGGCGTCCACGCCGCGACCTCCCACAACTGGGTCGGCGCGGTCGGCGCGCACCTCGCCTACCACCTCTACGCCATGCTCGGACCCGGCGTCTGGGTCCTCATGCTCGGCGCGGCCGTCTACCTCTACTTCACCGCCACCCGCCGCGAGACCAACCAGCTCGCGCTCCGCGGCTTCGGCCTGGTCATGATGACCGTCTGCATCTCCGGCCTCGTCGCGCTCTTTGGCGCAAGCTACGGCTGGTTCGTCGGCCACGCGCCACAGGGCCCCGGCGGGCTCCTCGCGCTCTGGGTCAGCGACCAGCTCGTCGAACGCTTCAACGTCCTGGGCTCGGCCGTCGTGCTCGGCGTCACCCTCTGGGTCGGCGCGATCCTCACCGCCGACAAGTACGTGCTCGCCCTCCCCAAGATGCTGGCCGAGGTCATCCTCCGCGCCTGCGATATCGATACGTCGCGCTGGCCCAAGCCGAACCTGCAGATCGGTGAACGCCTCGCGTCGATGTGGCACGCCGTCATCGGTCGCCTGCCCCTGCTCGCGGGCCACGGCCGGGGCGACTGGGACGGCGCCGAGACCGACCTCGAAGACGCGGCCGACAAGCCCCGACGCAAGCCCAAGGCGAAGGTCAAGGTCCGACGCCACGGCAAGAAACGCCGGGCCGCAGGCGAAGACGCCGCCGAAGCAATCGAGGCCGTCGCCAACACCGAGGACGACGCCGAGGTCGATGCGCCCGAGGCCTACACGCAGGGCAAGCAGAAGTTTTCGCCCGAGGAGCTTCGCCAGAAGATGGCGCAGATGCCGATCAACTTCGCGCCCAAGGCCGACCAGCAACCGATGCCGGCCCAGGAGGTCGACCTGTCGGGCTACAAGTTCCCCGAGCTCGCGCTGCTCGACGAGCCCGAGAGCGACTTCACCGAGGAGCAGGAGAAGATCGTCCGCGGCCAGGCCGTCGCGCTCGAGTCCGCGCTGCAGGAGTACAAGATCGAGGGCGAGGTCGTCGGCATCGACTCGGGCCCGGTCATCACGCTGTTCGAGGTCCGCCTCGCGCCCGGCACGAAGGCCTCGCGGCTCAGCGGGGTCTCGACCGACCTCGCGCGCTCGCTCAAAGCGCAGAACATCCGCATCGTCCCCAACATGGCGGGCAAGGACACCGTCGGCATCGAGGTCCCCAACCTCAAACGCGAGCTCGTCCGCATCCGCGAACTCATGCAGGCCACGCCCGAGACCGCCAAGATGAACCTGCCCATGTTCCTGGGCAAGGACGCCAGCGGCAACCCCCTGGTCGAGGACCTCAACAAGATGCCCCACATGCTCATCGCCGGCACGACCGGCTCGGGCAAGTCGGTGTGCATGAACTCGATCATCATGTCGTTCCTCTACACCAAACGGCCCGACGAACTCAAGCTCGTGCTGGTCGACCCGAAGATGGTCGAGATGTCGATGTTCAAGAACATCCCGCACCTGATGTGCCCGGTGGTGACGGAGATGAGCAAGGCCGCGGCGATCCTCGAGTGGGCCGTGACCAAGATGGACGAGCGCTACGAACTCCTGGCCGAGGCGGGTGTGCGCGACATCGGCACGTACAACAAGCTGGGGTGGGACGAGATCAAGGACCGCATGGAGCCCGCGACCGAGGAAGAGGCCGCGCGGATCCCGAAGAAGCTGCCGTACATGGTGTTCGTCATCGACGAGCTCGCGGACCTGATGATGACCAACAAGGAGGTCGAGGGGTTCATCGTCCGCATCGCGCAGAAGGCCCGCGCGGTCGGCATCCACCTCATCCTCGCGACGCAGCGGCCCAGCGCCAACGTCGTCACCGGGCTCATCAAATCGAACATGCCCTGCCGGATCTGCATGAAGGTCAGCTCGGGCATGGACTCGCGCATCGTGATGGACCAGAAGGGCGGCGAGCTCCTGCTGGGCCACGGCGACATGCTTTTCCTCTCGCCACGCTCGAGCGAGCTCACCCGCGCGCAGGGCTGCCTCGTCGACGACGCGGAGGTCCGCAAGACGGTCAAGTTCCTCAAGACGATCAGCAAGCAGAGCTTCGAGCCCCAGCTGGTGCAGATCAAGTCGTCGGGCAGCGGCGGCGACGACGAGCAGGAGCGCGACGAGCTGTTCGAGAAGGCGGTCGACATCGTGATCGAGACGCGGCGCGGCAGCGTGTCGCTCTTGCAGCGTCGGCTGACCATCGGCTACTCGCGGTCCAGCCGGATCATCGAGCAGATCGCCGCCGCGGGTTTCCTGGGCCCCTACAAGGGCAGCCAGGCCCGCGAGGTCGTGATCAGCAAGGAGGAGTGGGAGGCCATGAAGCTCCAGGCCGCCGCCGATGCGCTCGAAGGCACCCGCACGACGGTCAACGCGACGGAGGAATCAACCGGCGACAACACCCCGTTGCCCGAGCCGCCGATGCGATACGAGTCGGGCACCGCCCTCGCTGACGAGGTCGACGAGGATGAGGAATACGAAGAAGAGGAAGAAGACGACGGCGTCGAGATCATCGATGCGGCCGAAGAAGACCTGGAGGACGGGGACGAGTACGAAGCGGATGACGAGGAGGAAGAGGACGACGAAGAATACGAGCTCGTCGATGAGGCGGATGAAGAAGAAGACGAAGAAGGCGAGGAAGGCGAGGAGTACGAAGAAGAAGATGAAGACGAGTACGAAGACGCCGAGGGCGAGTACGAGGAAGGCGAAGCGGATGAAGAAGGCGACGAAGAAGTAGACGACGAGGAAGAAGACGAGGACGGCGAGTGGGAGTACGAGTACGAAGAGGTGGATGAGGAAGAAGACGAAGAGGTCGCGGCGTAG
- the erpA gene encoding iron-sulfur cluster insertion protein ErpA, which produces MAIELTETAATEIQSIIEKQELDKEAVRLRVGVKGGGCSGFSYLLDLTETQRDTDEVFEQHGVKIVCDPKSYLYLNGTSIDFKDEVMGRGFAFNNPNANSTCGCGSSFNA; this is translated from the coding sequence ATGGCCATCGAACTCACCGAAACTGCGGCGACCGAGATTCAGTCCATTATTGAGAAGCAGGAGCTTGATAAAGAGGCCGTGCGCCTCCGCGTCGGCGTCAAGGGCGGCGGCTGCTCGGGCTTCAGCTACCTGCTCGACCTGACCGAGACCCAGCGCGACACCGACGAGGTCTTCGAGCAGCACGGCGTCAAAATCGTCTGCGACCCCAAGAGCTACCTCTACCTCAACGGCACCTCCATCGACTTCAAAGACGAAGTCATGGGCCGCGGCTTCGCGTTCAACAACCCCAACGCCAACAGCACCTGCGGTTGTGGGTCGAGCTTCAACGCCTAA
- the iscU gene encoding Fe-S cluster assembly scaffold IscU, with amino-acid sequence MAYSEKVIDHYEKPRNVGTMDKEDPNVGTGVVGAPECGDVMRLQIKVNPETGVIEDAKFKTFGCGSAIASSSLATEWLKGKTLHEADHIKNTDIVQELALPPVKIHCSVLAEDAIKHAMEDYLEKHGKTMESLHEHDHASEDAKA; translated from the coding sequence ATGGCCTACAGCGAAAAAGTCATCGACCACTATGAGAAGCCCCGCAACGTCGGGACGATGGATAAGGAAGACCCCAACGTCGGGACCGGCGTCGTCGGCGCGCCCGAGTGCGGCGACGTGATGCGCCTGCAGATCAAGGTCAACCCCGAGACGGGGGTGATCGAGGACGCGAAGTTCAAGACGTTCGGCTGCGGCAGCGCGATCGCGTCGTCGTCGCTGGCGACCGAGTGGCTCAAGGGCAAGACCCTCCACGAGGCCGACCATATTAAGAACACCGACATCGTTCAGGAGCTGGCGCTGCCGCCGGTGAAGATCCACTGCTCGGTGTTGGCCGAGGACGCCATCAAGCACGCGATGGAGGACTATCTCGAGAAGCACGGCAAGACGATGGAGTCGCTGCACGAGCATGACCACGCCTCGGAAGACGCGAAGGCGTAA
- a CDS encoding IscS subfamily cysteine desulfurase, whose product MAVELPIYLDHNATTPMDPRVLDAMLPYFTEKFGNSASRNHSFGWAAEDGISNAREQVANLIGASAKEIVWTSGSTESNNLAIKGVADMYKKKGRHIITAIHEHKAVLDPCKRLQKEGYDVTWLEPDADGIITAKQVEEALRDDTILVTIMWANNELGTINEVPEIGKMLRDKYSERDKPVFHTDATQWVGKMPTDVQRDGIDLLSASAHKMYGPKGVGCLYVRRRRPRVRLTPIIDGGGHERGMRSGTLNVTGIVGMGAACDIAGREMDTEQQRLLKLRTRLEDGITGKIETAVVNGHATRRLPGTSNISFPYVEGESLMMAIKEIAVSSGSACTSASLEPSYVLKALGLGDELAHSSIRFGLGRFTTEEQIDYTIEKVVKNVQHLLDMSPLWEMVQEGIDINTIEWGAH is encoded by the coding sequence ATGGCTGTAGAGCTGCCGATCTATCTCGACCATAACGCCACGACGCCGATGGACCCGCGGGTGCTCGACGCGATGCTGCCCTACTTCACCGAGAAGTTTGGCAACAGCGCCAGCCGGAACCACTCGTTCGGCTGGGCCGCGGAGGACGGCATCTCGAACGCGCGCGAGCAGGTGGCGAACCTGATCGGTGCTAGCGCCAAGGAGATCGTCTGGACGTCCGGCTCGACCGAGTCGAACAACCTGGCGATCAAGGGCGTCGCGGACATGTACAAGAAGAAGGGCCGGCACATCATCACGGCGATCCACGAGCACAAGGCCGTGCTCGACCCGTGCAAGCGCCTTCAGAAAGAGGGCTACGACGTTACCTGGCTCGAGCCCGACGCCGACGGCATCATCACCGCGAAGCAGGTTGAAGAAGCGCTGCGTGACGATACGATCCTCGTGACGATCATGTGGGCCAACAACGAGCTGGGCACGATCAACGAGGTCCCCGAGATCGGCAAGATGCTGCGCGACAAGTACAGCGAGCGCGACAAGCCCGTGTTCCACACGGACGCGACGCAGTGGGTGGGCAAGATGCCGACCGATGTGCAGCGCGACGGGATCGACTTGCTCAGCGCCTCGGCACACAAGATGTACGGGCCCAAAGGTGTTGGCTGTTTGTACGTCCGTCGGCGTCGGCCGCGTGTGCGTCTGACCCCGATCATCGACGGGGGTGGCCACGAGCGCGGCATGCGCAGCGGCACGCTCAACGTCACGGGCATCGTCGGCATGGGTGCCGCCTGCGACATCGCGGGCCGGGAGATGGATACCGAGCAGCAACGCCTCCTCAAGCTGCGGACCCGGCTCGAAGACGGGATCACGGGCAAGATCGAGACGGCGGTCGTCAACGGCCACGCGACGCGGCGGCTGCCGGGCACGAGCAACATCTCGTTCCCCTACGTCGAGGGCGAGTCGCTGATGATGGCGATCAAGGAGATCGCGGTGTCGTCGGGCAGCGCGTGTACCAGCGCGTCGCTCGAGCCGAGCTACGTGTTGAAAGCGCTTGGCCTGGGCGACGAGCTCGCGCATAGCTCGATCCGCTTCGGGCTTGGCCGGTTTACGACCGAAGAACAGATCGACTACACGATCGAGAAGGTGGTGAAGAACGTGCAGCACCTCCTGGACATGAGCCCGCTGTGGGAGATGGTGCAGGAAGGCATCGACATCAACACGATCGAGTGGGGGGCGCACTAG
- a CDS encoding Rrf2 family transcriptional regulator: protein MLSLSRKTDYALVALAFLGGPGAGAGPVSSRQVAEQTGLPEPVTQTVLKAMAVARIVTSTRGAAGGYELARAADAVTVLEVVVAIEGPVQTAACCDGNLPILGQDCRLAGDCSISPAVQAMHRRLTGVLEQTTLADLLPAERATTEQDDSKILDPQLS from the coding sequence ATGCTGTCCCTGAGCCGAAAGACGGATTACGCCCTGGTGGCTTTGGCCTTCCTCGGCGGGCCGGGCGCGGGGGCCGGGCCCGTGTCGTCGCGGCAGGTGGCGGAGCAGACGGGTCTGCCCGAGCCGGTGACGCAGACGGTGCTCAAGGCGATGGCGGTGGCGCGGATCGTGACCTCGACGCGCGGCGCGGCGGGGGGGTACGAGCTGGCCCGTGCGGCGGACGCGGTGACGGTGCTCGAGGTGGTGGTCGCGATCGAGGGCCCGGTGCAGACCGCGGCCTGCTGCGACGGGAACCTGCCGATCCTCGGGCAGGACTGCCGGCTCGCGGGCGACTGCTCGATCAGCCCGGCGGTCCAGGCGATGCACCGCCGGCTGACCGGTGTGCTGGAACAAACAACGCTGGCGGACCTGCTGCCGGCCGAACGTGCGACGACGGAACAAGACGACTCGAAGATTTTAGACCCCCAACTGTCGTGA
- a CDS encoding nucleoside monophosphate kinase: MPDRYKTILLFGAPGAGKGTQGNVLGNIPGFFHMSCGDVFRTIDISSDLGKAYYEHSSRGELVPDELTVKMWAKNIAARVTLGEYKPKDDLLILDGIPRTVEQSKLMDEYIDVFKVIHLSCDDEEEMFKRLRRRALKSNRVDDADEEVIRRRWKVYETETFPVLGHYPKEDIVAIDSLGSPARILHDILETVVPIQNKHFEAFAG; the protein is encoded by the coding sequence ATGCCCGACCGCTACAAAACCATCCTCCTCTTCGGCGCGCCCGGAGCCGGCAAAGGCACCCAGGGCAACGTGCTGGGCAACATCCCCGGCTTCTTCCACATGTCCTGCGGCGACGTCTTCCGCACCATCGATATCTCATCCGACCTGGGCAAGGCCTACTACGAACACTCCTCCCGCGGCGAACTCGTCCCCGACGAACTCACCGTCAAGATGTGGGCCAAGAACATCGCCGCCCGCGTCACCCTCGGCGAATACAAACCCAAAGACGACCTGCTCATCCTCGACGGCATCCCCCGCACCGTCGAGCAGTCCAAACTCATGGACGAGTACATCGACGTCTTCAAGGTCATCCACCTGAGCTGCGACGACGAAGAAGAGATGTTCAAGCGCCTCCGCCGCCGCGCGCTCAAGAGCAACCGCGTCGACGACGCCGACGAAGAAGTCATCCGCCGCCGCTGGAAGGTCTACGAGACCGAAACCTTCCCCGTGCTCGGCCACTACCCCAAGGAAGACATCGTCGCGATCGACTCCCTCGGCTCCCCCGCCCGCATCCTCCACGACATCCTCGAAACCGTCGTCCCCATCCAGAACAAACACTTCGAGGCGTTTGCGGGGTAG
- a CDS encoding type II toxin-antitoxin system RelE/ParE family toxin produces the protein MKYRVELADSFTADLDRHLAYLQQEKVAPVTIGRWLGRLHELVLGLDELPKRHPVDPHFTQSAGTTTRKVNLGNYLIFYQIDDEHRRVTLVAFTHGAARKDV, from the coding sequence ATGAAGTACCGCGTTGAACTCGCCGACAGTTTCACCGCAGACCTTGACCGCCACCTCGCGTACCTCCAGCAAGAGAAAGTGGCACCAGTCACCATCGGGCGGTGGCTGGGTCGGCTGCACGAACTGGTCTTGGGCCTGGACGAACTCCCCAAGCGTCACCCCGTAGACCCTCACTTCACCCAATCTGCCGGCACCACCACACGCAAAGTCAACCTAGGCAACTACCTGATTTTCTATCAGATAGACGACGAGCACAGGCGCGTCACTCTCGTCGCGTTCACACACGGCGCGGCGCGGAAAGATGTATGA